In the genome of Streptomyces sp. NBC_00190, one region contains:
- a CDS encoding response regulator transcription factor, which produces MSPVRVLLADDEHLIRGALAALLALEDDLLVVAQAASGPEALAMARAHRPDVAVLDLQMPGADGVSVATSLRAELPGCKTMIVTSHGRPGHLKRALAAGVRAFAPKTVSAQRLAELIRTVHAGGRYVDPELAADAISAGDSPLTAREAEVLELAADGAPVAEIAERASLSQGTVRNYLSSAASKLGAENRHTAVRLARERGWV; this is translated from the coding sequence GTGAGCCCCGTACGCGTACTGCTCGCCGACGACGAGCACCTGATCCGCGGGGCGCTGGCCGCCCTGCTGGCCCTGGAGGACGACCTGCTGGTCGTCGCCCAGGCGGCCTCCGGGCCCGAGGCTCTCGCCATGGCACGGGCGCACCGGCCGGACGTGGCGGTGCTGGACCTGCAGATGCCCGGCGCCGATGGTGTGAGTGTGGCCACATCGCTGCGGGCCGAACTCCCCGGCTGCAAGACCATGATCGTGACGAGTCACGGCCGTCCCGGCCACCTGAAGCGGGCCCTGGCGGCGGGGGTGCGGGCCTTCGCTCCGAAGACCGTCTCGGCGCAGCGGCTGGCCGAGCTGATCCGGACCGTGCACGCCGGAGGGCGTTACGTGGACCCGGAGTTGGCGGCCGACGCGATCAGCGCGGGGGACTCGCCGCTGACCGCGCGGGAGGCGGAGGTGCTGGAACTCGCGGCGGACGGGGCGCCCGTCGCGGAGATCGCCGAGCGGGCCTCGCTGTCGCAGGGGACCGTACGGAACTACCTGTCCTCGGCGGCGTCGAAGCTGGGCGCTGAGAACCGGCACACGGCAGTGCGTCTCGCACGGGAGCGAGGTTGGGTATAG
- a CDS encoding histone-like nucleoid-structuring protein Lsr2, with product MAQRVVVTLSDDIDGGEAAETVVFALDGKSYEIDLNAANAKKLRKGLEPFVAAGRRQSRSGKAFKHTSIAPDPAVVRAWARSNQYEVPPRGRIPKKIYEAYNAAH from the coding sequence GTGGCGCAGCGCGTAGTAGTCACGCTCTCCGACGACATCGATGGCGGAGAAGCGGCGGAAACGGTCGTGTTCGCTCTGGACGGTAAGTCGTACGAGATCGACCTCAATGCGGCCAACGCAAAGAAACTGCGGAAGGGCCTGGAGCCGTTCGTGGCCGCCGGCCGCCGCCAGTCGCGTTCGGGGAAGGCCTTCAAGCACACGTCCATCGCACCGGACCCGGCGGTCGTGCGGGCCTGGGCCCGGTCCAACCAGTACGAGGTCCCGCCCCGCGGCCGCATCCCCAAGAAGATCTACGAGGCCTACAACGCTGCTCACTGA
- a CDS encoding sensor histidine kinase — protein sequence MPKLKGWWKNRTTAGKVELYTRWSFHFFVVMELLGIGLAPLAGVAEVTSPLLPVSLSLMACTHAVLCGVHSSRALHWVVGRRERPTRLAAALALASGTATLGVLALRATGRLDPAVAPSLVSGLTCFATGSLVLSLRSVKLIWCVAPAVAAGTAVAVLALGLAPGEALGYAVAVLLGNLLFSTTCGFSAWLLKTVYELDRSREIQARLAVAEERLRFGRDLHDVMGRNLAVIALKSELAVQLARRERPEAVDQMIEVQRIAQESQREVRDVVRGYREADLAVELEGARGVLRAAGMDCRVDFEAAGHELPPEVQSALGWVVREATTNVLRHGDAHSCVIRLTAPQAGPVTLVVENDGAPETPAGPPGSGLAGLRERLAVVDGTLQAGPAAGGRFRLCAEIPGGHVQRLEVRA from the coding sequence ATGCCGAAGCTGAAGGGGTGGTGGAAGAACCGCACCACCGCCGGGAAGGTCGAGCTGTACACGCGCTGGTCGTTCCACTTCTTCGTGGTCATGGAGCTCCTGGGGATCGGGCTGGCCCCGCTGGCCGGCGTCGCCGAGGTCACCTCGCCGCTGCTGCCGGTGTCGCTCTCCCTGATGGCGTGCACCCACGCGGTGCTGTGCGGAGTGCACTCCTCCAGGGCCCTGCACTGGGTGGTGGGCCGACGCGAACGCCCCACCCGGCTCGCGGCGGCCCTGGCCCTCGCGTCGGGCACGGCCACGCTCGGCGTCCTCGCGCTGCGCGCGACCGGCAGACTCGACCCGGCCGTGGCGCCGTCGCTCGTCTCGGGGCTCACCTGCTTCGCCACCGGCTCGCTGGTCCTGTCCCTGCGGTCGGTGAAGCTCATCTGGTGCGTCGCCCCGGCCGTGGCCGCCGGTACGGCCGTGGCCGTGCTCGCGCTGGGCCTGGCGCCGGGGGAGGCTCTGGGCTACGCGGTCGCCGTACTGCTCGGCAATCTGCTCTTCAGCACCACCTGCGGATTCAGCGCATGGCTGCTGAAGACGGTCTACGAACTGGACCGGTCCCGCGAGATCCAGGCGCGCCTCGCGGTCGCCGAGGAGCGGCTGCGCTTCGGCCGGGACCTGCACGACGTGATGGGCCGGAACCTGGCGGTGATCGCGCTCAAGAGCGAGCTGGCGGTCCAGCTGGCGCGGCGCGAACGGCCGGAGGCGGTGGACCAGATGATCGAGGTGCAGCGGATCGCCCAGGAGTCCCAGCGGGAGGTGCGCGACGTCGTGCGCGGCTACCGGGAGGCGGACCTCGCCGTGGAGCTGGAGGGCGCGCGCGGGGTGCTGCGGGCGGCCGGAATGGACTGCAGGGTCGACTTCGAGGCGGCCGGACACGAGCTGCCGCCCGAGGTCCAGTCGGCGCTCGGCTGGGTGGTGCGCGAGGCGACCACGAACGTCCTGCGGCACGGGGACGCGCACAGTTGCGTGATCCGGCTGACGGCGCCGCAGGCGGGTCCGGTGACCCTGGTGGTGGAGAACGACGGAGCCCCCGAGACGCCCGCCGGGCCGCCCGGCTCGGGGCTGGCCGGGCTGCGGGAGCGGCTCGCGGTGGTGGACGGAACCCTGCAGGCGGGACCGGCGGCCGGCGGCCGCTTCCGGCTGTGCGCCGAGATACCCGGCGGACACGTGCAACGACTGGAGGTGCGGGCGTGA